A stretch of the Acidilobus sp. 7A genome encodes the following:
- a CDS encoding fumarylacetoacetate hydrolase family protein: MRLATVLFGGSQRLAIVEGGEVRLALLNSSPVDPAAFYRDPLRLVDGLEAGDRVQGLSSPLEPPVPTPSKIIGIGKNYAAHAREMKSVERPVFFMKAPSALIGNLHVIEVPGLVSKPDYEGEVVIVMGRPVKGASRREAQEAILGYMAGNDVTARDLQYDECMPWCLSKSVDTFSPTGPYLKVVEGYPELEGLCVETYLNGERVQRGCAGDMTYDFAGIVAEISKYMKLMPGDLIFTGTPPGVGHPRGRYLQDGDRVEVRVTNIDPLINVVRRPTPST; the protein is encoded by the coding sequence TTGAGGCTCGCGACTGTCCTGTTTGGCGGGTCCCAGAGGCTTGCTATAGTTGAGGGGGGTGAGGTTCGCCTCGCCCTGCTTAACTCCTCCCCGGTTGACCCGGCGGCCTTCTACAGGGACCCGCTGAGGCTCGTGGACGGCCTGGAGGCCGGGGACAGGGTCCAGGGCCTGTCAAGCCCCCTTGAGCCCCCGGTGCCGACCCCCTCTAAGATAATAGGCATAGGGAAGAACTACGCGGCCCACGCCAGGGAGATGAAGTCGGTAGAGAGGCCCGTGTTCTTCATGAAGGCCCCCAGCGCGCTCATAGGCAACCTTCACGTGATAGAGGTGCCAGGGCTTGTCTCAAAGCCTGACTACGAGGGCGAGGTTGTCATAGTGATGGGCAGGCCCGTCAAGGGGGCGAGCAGGAGGGAGGCGCAGGAGGCCATACTTGGCTACATGGCCGGCAACGACGTGACCGCCAGGGACCTCCAGTACGACGAGTGCATGCCCTGGTGCCTCTCTAAGAGCGTTGACACGTTCTCCCCCACGGGGCCCTACCTTAAGGTAGTTGAGGGCTACCCAGAGCTCGAGGGGCTGTGCGTTGAGACGTACCTCAACGGCGAGAGGGTGCAGCGCGGCTGTGCGGGCGATATGACGTACGACTTCGCCGGGATAGTGGCTGAGATCTCAAAGTACATGAAGCTCATGCCCGGGGACCTCATATTCACTGGCACGCCTCCAGGCGTGGGACACCCAAGGGGCAGGTACCTGCAGGACGGCGACAGGGTCGAGGTCAGGGTAACTAACATAGACCCGCTTATCAACGTTGTCAGGAGACCGACCCCAAGTACATAG
- a CDS encoding U6 snRNA-associated Sm-like protein LSm6, translated as MAASQEKKVMNPLRYLREAVSTQIYVKLKDGTEYVGLLLVTDSTMNLVLDNSVEVKDGRQVVAKLGKILIRGSVVQYVSFNPELAAPDVASR; from the coding sequence TTGGCAGCGAGCCAGGAAAAGAAGGTCATGAACCCGCTGAGGTACCTCAGGGAGGCCGTCAGCACCCAGATATACGTCAAGCTGAAGGACGGCACTGAGTACGTGGGCCTCCTGCTGGTCACGGACTCAACCATGAACTTGGTGCTTGACAACTCCGTTGAGGTCAAGGACGGCAGGCAGGTGGTCGCGAAGCTGGGCAAGATACTGATAAGGGGCAGCGTGGTGCAGTATGTCAGCTTCAACCCGGAGCTGGCGGCTCCTGACGTGGCCTCAAGGTAG
- a CDS encoding sulfite exporter TauE/SafE family protein, producing MGITPLQYGLSVVSGVIVGFSLGLIGGGGSILAVPLLLYLVGLSSIPNAAHVALGTTALAVGINAYINSYMHLRKRNVAPRVGALFAGVGLIGALLGTYLGHITPGESLLLYFAIAMIVLGVYIGFFRHAASAGSREEVDRVLEAVSRCPKLTRRVATIVAASGFLVGLISGYFGIGGGFLIVPALMFSSGLCIARAIGTSLLSVGTFGVASGLEYAVYGDTLFIISALYVVGGVVGGYLGTSLAVKAPKKTLQRAYGIIIVLVGIYMIFKVLHL from the coding sequence ATAGGGATAACGCCGCTGCAGTACGGCCTCTCCGTGGTCTCGGGCGTGATAGTGGGGTTCTCCCTGGGCCTCATAGGCGGTGGGGGCTCTATACTTGCCGTCCCGCTGCTACTTTACTTAGTGGGCCTTAGCTCAATCCCCAACGCCGCCCACGTGGCCCTCGGCACTACGGCGCTGGCCGTGGGAATCAACGCTTACATAAACTCCTACATGCACCTGAGGAAGAGGAACGTCGCGCCAAGGGTCGGGGCGCTGTTCGCCGGCGTCGGCCTCATAGGGGCCCTCCTCGGCACCTACCTGGGCCACATAACCCCTGGCGAGAGCCTCCTTCTTTACTTCGCCATAGCCATGATAGTCCTGGGCGTCTACATAGGATTCTTCAGGCACGCGGCCTCAGCCGGCTCCAGGGAGGAGGTCGACAGGGTCCTTGAGGCTGTCTCGAGGTGTCCAAAGCTGACGAGAAGGGTTGCTACCATTGTTGCGGCCTCTGGCTTCTTGGTCGGGCTGATAAGCGGCTACTTCGGCATAGGGGGCGGCTTCCTCATAGTGCCGGCCCTCATGTTCTCGTCAGGGCTGTGCATAGCTAGGGCCATAGGCACCTCACTGTTAAGCGTGGGCACATTCGGCGTGGCGAGCGGGCTTGAGTACGCTGTCTACGGCGACACCCTATTTATCATATCGGCCCTTTACGTCGTGGGCGGCGTCGTGGGCGGCTACTTAGGCACGAGCCTCGCCGTAAAGGCGCCCAAGAAGACCCTCCAGAGGGCCTACGGCATCATAATAGTGCTCGTCGGCATCTACATGATCTTCAAGGTCCTTCACCTGTGA
- a CDS encoding SDR family oxidoreductase, with product MAEGERYVVVTGGDRGIGRATVLRFARAGFNVVFTYRSSAEAAQRTAEDARKAGAPKALFYQADVSSWDSVSSLTKAIEAEVPYVNVLVNNAGIIDYSDLESLTPERWREVIDVDLTGPFLVTKALLGLLRRASWASIVNLASIAGQTGNVLASVAYCSAKAGVIELTKRLAVELAKYGIRVNAVAPSFVETDMVADILSDERRRREVEAMHPLGRIIKPEEVAEAIYFLADPALSLNITGQVIGINGGRYT from the coding sequence TTGGCTGAGGGCGAGAGGTACGTAGTCGTAACCGGCGGCGACAGGGGCATCGGGAGGGCCACCGTGCTGAGGTTTGCAAGGGCTGGCTTCAACGTGGTCTTCACTTATAGAAGCAGTGCCGAGGCCGCCCAGAGGACCGCGGAGGACGCCAGGAAGGCGGGCGCCCCCAAGGCTCTCTTCTACCAGGCTGACGTCTCCAGCTGGGACTCCGTCTCCTCCCTGACAAAGGCCATTGAGGCTGAGGTGCCCTACGTTAACGTCCTGGTCAACAACGCCGGCATAATAGACTACAGCGACTTGGAGTCCCTGACGCCGGAGAGGTGGAGGGAGGTCATAGACGTCGACCTGACGGGCCCCTTCCTCGTCACCAAGGCCCTCCTGGGCCTGCTGAGGAGGGCAAGCTGGGCCTCCATTGTTAACCTGGCAAGCATAGCTGGGCAGACGGGCAACGTGCTGGCCAGCGTGGCCTACTGCTCGGCCAAGGCGGGCGTCATAGAGCTTACCAAGAGGCTCGCCGTGGAGCTGGCTAAGTACGGCATAAGGGTCAACGCCGTTGCCCCGAGCTTCGTGGAGACTGACATGGTCGCTGACATACTTAGTGACGAGAGGAGGAGACGCGAGGTGGAGGCCATGCACCCGCTGGGCAGGATAATTAAGCCTGAGGAGGTGGCAGAGGCCATATACTTCCTGGCAGACCCTGCGCTCTCGCTCAACATAACTGGGCAGGTCATAGGCATTAACGGCGGCAGGTACACGTGA
- a CDS encoding lysylphosphatidylglycerol synthase domain-containing protein — MIDLSLSSLAADLKEVGYAVLLGSIINVGLTLLWAVRWTLGLRHLGIGASYTKVLVAITSSFPIGNLLPAGKAAQEAFRIAYLEIGDGRRPSVMAAVTMEWASEGLILAALLTSVIVRHYLWGALTLAALGASASQSVAERAKSAVADLLGSIRALARDRKLMALYMSVSAIIIAADVAKVWLLANLNGISLGLFDLLILYVVMRVTSVAPTPAALGFLDVSVIGALELMGYSTASAALFLLSLRFVDTVVPSLVGLLVLAASGGWRVVRQLRGSAWRR; from the coding sequence TTGATAGACCTGTCGCTGAGCTCCCTCGCAGCTGACCTGAAGGAGGTTGGCTACGCCGTACTCTTGGGGTCCATCATTAACGTCGGCCTGACGCTCCTCTGGGCCGTCAGGTGGACTCTGGGCCTCCGTCACCTTGGCATCGGGGCCTCCTACACTAAGGTCCTGGTGGCAATCACTTCCAGCTTCCCCATAGGCAACCTTTTGCCCGCTGGCAAGGCGGCCCAGGAGGCCTTCAGGATAGCGTACCTTGAAATAGGCGACGGCAGGAGGCCCTCAGTCATGGCGGCCGTGACCATGGAGTGGGCCTCGGAGGGGCTCATACTTGCCGCCCTCCTAACCTCTGTCATAGTTAGGCACTACCTCTGGGGCGCCCTAACCCTGGCAGCCCTTGGCGCCTCGGCCTCCCAGAGCGTTGCCGAGAGGGCTAAGTCCGCCGTCGCCGACCTGCTGGGGAGCATAAGGGCGCTTGCCAGGGACAGGAAGCTCATGGCACTCTACATGAGCGTAAGCGCTATCATAATAGCAGCTGACGTGGCCAAGGTGTGGCTGCTGGCTAACCTGAACGGGATATCCTTGGGCCTCTTCGACCTCCTTATACTTTATGTTGTCATGAGGGTGACGTCGGTCGCCCCAACCCCGGCCGCCCTGGGCTTCCTGGATGTCAGCGTGATAGGCGCCCTAGAGCTCATGGGGTATTCGACGGCGAGCGCGGCCCTCTTCCTGCTCTCGCTGAGGTTTGTTGACACTGTGGTGCCCAGCCTCGTTGGACTCCTTGTGCTGGCGGCCAGCGGGGGCTGGCGCGTCGTGAGGCAGCTGAGGGGATCAGCTTGGAGACGCTGA
- a CDS encoding glycosyltransferase family 4 protein, translating to METLRVVMVSDWFPPRVGGVETSVEELSRALSAMGHEVIVVTHQNRARPYPPTLESRDGYYVYWDRSRLNARDEVTVDPLTVARAALFVKKNAADVVHSHGLSSILSFMTAIVASGGTGAPSVLTNHSLVDDSLGWLTRRLLRYALKWPTRLVGVSRAAAEDVSRISGRPASVVHNCIDVRRWRSLAGGQRLDGDPAIVITSRLSPRKNPLEIAAVVSLVTRELPRAKFYVVGDGLLREGLREAARARGVENNIVMMGTIPRERVASVLSGADAFALTSYRESFGLAVLEAMALGVTPIVYRSPGVLDLVEGGVSGLIVDGPEGMAKAIVELYYNETLRSRLSSAAAERAESFDCSLIARRYLDEYRAAEEGKCRDDRRFLVYKAFRLLTGDPVRPCEWSRDRKWRYHERAKEGIVPVIRRGAGRPSLPQ from the coding sequence TTGGAGACGCTGAGGGTTGTGATGGTGAGCGACTGGTTCCCTCCAAGGGTTGGAGGCGTTGAAACAAGCGTAGAGGAGCTCTCGAGGGCCCTGTCAGCCATGGGCCACGAAGTCATAGTGGTGACTCACCAGAACAGGGCAAGGCCCTACCCTCCCACGCTTGAGTCAAGGGACGGCTACTACGTCTACTGGGACAGGTCAAGGCTGAACGCCAGGGACGAGGTTACCGTTGACCCTCTGACTGTCGCCAGGGCGGCCCTCTTCGTGAAGAAGAACGCCGCTGACGTTGTTCACTCGCACGGCCTCTCATCAATACTGAGCTTTATGACAGCGATAGTAGCGAGCGGCGGCACAGGAGCCCCCTCTGTGCTCACAAATCACTCCCTCGTTGATGACTCCCTCGGCTGGCTCACCAGGAGGCTGCTGAGGTACGCCCTGAAGTGGCCCACGAGGCTCGTGGGCGTCTCAAGGGCCGCTGCCGAGGACGTCTCAAGGATAAGCGGCAGGCCCGCCTCGGTTGTGCACAACTGCATAGACGTGAGGAGGTGGAGGTCCCTGGCGGGTGGCCAGAGGCTCGACGGCGACCCAGCGATAGTTATAACCTCGAGGCTCTCGCCGAGGAAGAATCCACTCGAGATAGCCGCTGTGGTCTCGCTGGTCACGAGGGAGCTGCCGAGGGCCAAGTTCTACGTGGTAGGAGACGGCCTCCTGAGGGAGGGGCTGAGGGAGGCCGCCAGGGCGAGGGGGGTTGAGAACAACATAGTCATGATGGGCACTATTCCCAGGGAGAGGGTGGCCTCGGTGCTGTCAGGCGCTGACGCCTTCGCCTTAACCAGCTACAGGGAGTCCTTCGGCCTGGCCGTGCTGGAGGCCATGGCCCTTGGCGTGACGCCAATAGTGTACAGGAGCCCTGGTGTCCTTGACCTTGTGGAGGGCGGCGTGAGCGGGCTGATAGTTGACGGCCCCGAGGGCATGGCTAAGGCCATAGTTGAGCTCTACTATAACGAGACCCTTCGCTCGAGGCTGTCATCAGCCGCTGCGGAGAGGGCCGAGTCCTTCGACTGCAGCCTTATAGCTAGGAGGTACCTTGACGAGTACAGGGCTGCGGAGGAGGGGAAGTGCAGGGACGACAGGAGGTTCCTGGTCTACAAGGCCTTCAGGCTTCTCACGGGAGACCCCGTGAGGCCCTGCGAGTGGTCCAGGGATAGGAAGTGGAGGTACCATGAGCGCGCCAAGGAGGGCATTGTTCCTGTCATCAGACGTGGAGCAGGACGCCCCTCCCTACCTCAGTAG
- a CDS encoding polysaccharide deacetylase family protein: MSAPRRALFLSSDVEQDAPPYLSSERGLLEGLPRLLDLLDELRVRATFFVVGRVAERHPRLVYSIVEGGHELGSHSYTHSRLDRMPLREAEGEVMTSLKVLRDFYDVRSFRAPNLRLPRALLPVLRDEGVDVDSSLAAYKPPFALGPRVEEGVVRVPATVTSSVLRLPWPLLRPAAMVMPRVATLFIHPWEVSGVRHLRPDISLGTGPRVLDPLARLVNYMRGRGYEPLTMREAPRLLGIGKVLDS, encoded by the coding sequence ATGAGCGCGCCAAGGAGGGCATTGTTCCTGTCATCAGACGTGGAGCAGGACGCCCCTCCCTACCTCAGTAGCGAGAGGGGGCTGCTCGAGGGCCTGCCCAGGCTCCTTGACCTGCTCGACGAGCTGCGAGTAAGAGCCACGTTCTTCGTGGTTGGCAGGGTCGCGGAGAGGCACCCGCGCCTTGTCTACAGCATAGTTGAGGGGGGTCACGAGCTGGGGAGCCACAGCTACACCCACTCAAGGCTCGACAGGATGCCGCTCAGGGAGGCCGAGGGGGAGGTGATGACGTCGCTCAAGGTCCTCAGGGACTTCTACGACGTCAGGTCCTTCAGGGCCCCTAACCTGAGGCTGCCAAGGGCGCTCCTGCCCGTGCTCAGGGATGAGGGCGTTGACGTTGACTCCAGCCTGGCGGCCTACAAACCCCCCTTCGCCCTGGGCCCAAGGGTTGAGGAGGGCGTTGTCAGGGTGCCAGCTACTGTGACCAGCAGCGTCCTGAGGCTCCCGTGGCCGCTCCTCAGGCCAGCGGCTATGGTTATGCCCAGGGTTGCCACGCTATTCATACACCCCTGGGAGGTCTCTGGGGTGAGACACCTGAGGCCCGACATAAGCTTAGGCACTGGGCCGAGGGTACTTGACCCCCTCGCCAGGCTCGTAAACTACATGAGGGGCAGGGGCTACGAGCCGCTGACTATGCGCGAGGCTCCAAGGTTGCTGGGCATCGGCAAGGTCCTGGACAGCTGA
- a CDS encoding CDP-alcohol phosphatidyltransferase family protein, which yields MLGRLRRLVNEVAPSTIGRALHRAGVTPNEITYAGLALSALAPLVVWLRALYLLPVIILLAGLMDVLDGAVARAANRTTPFGSYLDSVTDRVSDVLLFLAMAMAGVNQYITMVALAFSLIVSYSRAKGELLNVKMEGIGVAERGDRLIILFIMSILLLFRLRLVNDALMALIATLAAVTVVQRSLRVSRALAK from the coding sequence GTGCTGGGCAGGCTGAGGAGGCTGGTCAACGAGGTCGCGCCGTCAACTATAGGCAGGGCCCTCCACAGGGCAGGGGTCACCCCTAACGAGATAACCTACGCGGGCCTCGCGCTCTCGGCCCTCGCCCCCCTGGTCGTGTGGCTCAGGGCCCTCTACCTCCTGCCGGTCATCATACTGCTGGCTGGTCTCATGGATGTACTTGACGGGGCCGTGGCCAGGGCGGCGAACAGGACGACGCCCTTCGGCTCCTACCTTGACTCCGTGACCGACAGGGTCAGCGACGTCCTCCTCTTCCTTGCAATGGCCATGGCCGGGGTCAACCAGTATATAACTATGGTGGCCCTCGCCTTCTCCCTCATAGTGAGCTACTCTAGGGCAAAGGGGGAGCTGCTCAACGTTAAGATGGAGGGGATCGGCGTGGCCGAGAGGGGCGACCGCCTCATAATTCTCTTCATAATGTCAATACTCCTGCTCTTCAGGCTCAGGCTCGTCAACGATGCCCTCATGGCACTGATAGCAACGCTTGCGGCCGTCACCGTTGTTCAGAGGTCACTTCGCGTCAGCCGCGCCCTTGCAAAGTGA
- a CDS encoding DUF72 domain-containing protein: MGRQRYYTSFDVVELQETFYDMPDEDKLRSLRGEAPEGFRFTMKAWQAVTHPPGSPTWRRARRRVPEELAGRYGNLRTTKENLEAWEIVASAARALRAALVVVQTPPSFGASEENARQARDFFEAVRTRDFLIGWEPRGSWLRSPELIERVIGSLDGIVHVVDPFRAWPAVEREVVYFRLHGIGRGEVNYKYRYTDQDLEALCSKVRGALQASRDVYVMFNNVYMRDDAARFSSLCKGAADAK, translated from the coding sequence TTGGGAAGGCAGAGGTACTACACCAGCTTCGACGTAGTTGAGCTTCAGGAGACGTTTTATGACATGCCTGACGAGGACAAGCTAAGGTCCCTGAGGGGCGAGGCGCCGGAGGGCTTCAGGTTTACAATGAAGGCGTGGCAGGCGGTCACCCACCCTCCCGGAAGCCCCACGTGGAGGAGGGCCAGGCGCAGGGTGCCAGAGGAGCTGGCGGGCCGTTACGGTAACCTCAGGACCACTAAGGAGAACCTTGAGGCATGGGAGATCGTCGCCTCAGCTGCAAGGGCCCTCAGGGCCGCCCTGGTGGTCGTGCAGACTCCCCCGAGCTTCGGCGCGAGCGAGGAGAACGCAAGGCAGGCCAGGGACTTCTTTGAGGCCGTCAGGACGAGGGACTTCCTGATAGGCTGGGAGCCAAGGGGCTCGTGGCTCAGGTCCCCTGAGCTAATAGAGAGGGTCATAGGCAGCCTTGACGGTATCGTGCACGTAGTTGACCCGTTCAGGGCCTGGCCCGCCGTGGAGAGGGAGGTGGTCTACTTTAGGCTCCACGGCATAGGGAGGGGGGAGGTGAACTACAAGTACAGGTACACAGACCAGGACCTGGAGGCCCTGTGCTCCAAGGTGAGGGGGGCGCTACAGGCATCGAGGGACGTCTACGTAATGTTCAACAACGTCTATATGAGGGACGACGCGGCACGCTTCTCCTCACTTTGCAAGGGCGCGGCTGACGCGAAGTGA
- a CDS encoding MFS transporter yields the protein MEYKWTVLTNTTLGILMAMINSSVLIISLPAIFRGIQINPLAPSSFDYLLWLLMGYGVVSSSLVVSFGKLSDMYGRVRLYRLGFMIFTLGSVLLSITPGKGSVAATELVAFRMVQAVGAALLMANSAALITDAFPITERGRALGINQVAGMVGNLVGLILGGVLATVNWRLVFIISVPFGVAGTAWSYLKLRELSRPRREEKVDIPGNLAFIGGLVLLLAGITYALEPYHGEAMGWTSPRVIALMSAGAAVLAVFPLVELRVQYPMFRLELFRSRQFSAGIFAALLAGLALGGLMITLTVMLQGIWLPLHGYSYSSTPFWAGIYMLPMLFGFVALGPLSGALSDKYGARELATGGMLIAFAAMMAMMTLSYNFSYLPFALMIFIVGVGNGMFVAPNTASIMNAVPPEHRGVASGMRSVMTSMANTVSIALYFSLLLSAFEAKLPSAIYSSLVSAGFPQALALEVSKIPPTAALFAAFLGYNPMQVVLQDLPQSMVSRIEASDPSGISDVLSNTWFPHVIAPPFMYALRFTLLISGVIVVVAAVASALRGKMATQSLGVK from the coding sequence GTGGAGTACAAGTGGACTGTGCTCACTAACACCACGCTTGGAATACTCATGGCAATGATAAACTCCTCAGTACTTATAATATCGCTTCCCGCTATATTCAGGGGTATTCAGATTAACCCACTGGCCCCGAGCTCCTTCGACTACCTGCTCTGGCTTCTCATGGGCTACGGTGTCGTCTCCTCCTCGCTGGTGGTCTCCTTCGGCAAGCTCTCCGACATGTACGGCAGGGTCAGGCTCTACAGGCTTGGCTTCATGATATTCACCCTCGGCTCTGTGCTTCTCTCAATTACCCCAGGAAAGGGCAGTGTGGCCGCGACAGAGCTCGTGGCCTTCAGGATGGTGCAGGCGGTCGGCGCCGCCCTGTTAATGGCTAACAGCGCTGCGCTGATAACAGACGCATTTCCGATAACTGAGAGGGGCAGGGCGCTGGGCATAAACCAGGTCGCGGGGATGGTGGGTAACCTGGTTGGCCTTATCCTTGGGGGAGTGCTTGCAACCGTTAACTGGAGGCTTGTCTTCATAATAAGCGTCCCCTTCGGAGTGGCGGGGACCGCCTGGTCATACCTCAAGCTCAGGGAGCTCTCAAGGCCCAGGAGGGAGGAGAAAGTGGACATCCCTGGCAACTTGGCCTTCATTGGTGGCCTGGTGCTCCTGCTGGCTGGCATAACCTACGCTCTGGAGCCATACCACGGGGAGGCCATGGGTTGGACCAGCCCCAGGGTAATAGCGCTTATGAGCGCTGGGGCAGCGGTGCTTGCAGTGTTCCCGCTGGTGGAGCTTAGGGTCCAGTACCCCATGTTCAGGCTTGAGCTCTTCAGGTCAAGGCAGTTCTCCGCCGGAATATTTGCGGCGCTCCTGGCGGGCCTTGCCCTTGGAGGCCTCATGATCACGCTCACTGTAATGCTTCAGGGCATCTGGCTCCCGCTTCACGGCTACAGCTACAGCTCAACGCCGTTCTGGGCCGGCATCTACATGCTGCCCATGCTCTTCGGCTTCGTTGCCCTTGGGCCACTGAGCGGGGCTCTGTCAGACAAGTATGGCGCCAGGGAGCTGGCCACGGGGGGCATGTTAATAGCCTTCGCGGCCATGATGGCCATGATGACGCTCAGCTACAACTTTTCATACCTGCCCTTCGCACTGATGATATTTATAGTGGGAGTAGGCAACGGCATGTTTGTGGCCCCAAACACTGCCTCCATAATGAACGCCGTGCCCCCGGAGCACAGGGGGGTAGCCTCAGGCATGAGGTCGGTTATGACTAGCATGGCTAACACTGTGAGCATAGCCCTGTACTTCTCACTGCTGCTCAGCGCCTTTGAAGCGAAGCTTCCCTCAGCCATATATTCATCACTTGTGAGCGCCGGGTTCCCGCAGGCCCTGGCCCTTGAGGTCTCTAAGATTCCCCCAACTGCGGCCCTCTTCGCGGCCTTCCTGGGCTACAACCCCATGCAGGTGGTCCTTCAGGATCTGCCGCAGAGCATGGTGAGCCGCATAGAGGCCAGCGACCCCTCGGGCATTAGTGATGTTTTGAGCAACACCTGGTTCCCCCACGTTATAGCTCCCCCATTCATGTATGCGCTCAGGTTCACGCTGCTGATATCAGGCGTAATAGTGGTAGTGGCCGCCGTGGCCTCAGCCCTCAGGGGCAAGATGGCGACTCAGAGCCTGGGAGTAAAGTGA
- a CDS encoding dolichol kinase, producing the protein MLSIWLQLALTVVLGAWVAAVTLYVSRGVYALSLSRGLGDRISRYMARKTIHILGGGVVAALVPIIYTQPWMAFASAMALTGYIAYRRRRNLMSWFQEPDNAYEAHFTLMWGLVILASWFFDPSMVIGAVPALFMSVGDGITGVVRGLRRVRGKAWSGTIAMIVVSSLIGGYFLGLEGIAAAVVASFVERINGVDDNITVPLVSFLLLLAMRYLLPAGLAHFTPRL; encoded by the coding sequence ATGTTGTCAATCTGGCTTCAGCTGGCCCTAACGGTGGTCCTCGGCGCCTGGGTGGCCGCCGTGACGCTTTACGTGTCAAGGGGCGTCTACGCCCTCTCGCTCTCGAGGGGCCTAGGCGACAGGATATCAAGGTACATGGCCAGGAAGACGATACACATCCTCGGGGGAGGAGTTGTGGCCGCCCTCGTCCCCATAATATACACCCAGCCCTGGATGGCGTTCGCCTCAGCCATGGCCTTAACGGGCTACATCGCCTACAGGAGAAGGCGTAACCTCATGTCGTGGTTCCAGGAGCCTGACAACGCGTACGAGGCGCACTTCACGCTGATGTGGGGCCTCGTCATACTTGCCTCCTGGTTCTTTGACCCAAGCATGGTGATTGGGGCTGTCCCCGCCCTGTTTATGTCAGTTGGTGATGGCATCACAGGGGTCGTGAGGGGCCTCAGGAGGGTCAGGGGCAAGGCGTGGTCAGGAACCATAGCGATGATCGTAGTATCGTCGCTCATAGGGGGCTACTTCCTGGGCCTCGAAGGAATAGCCGCCGCCGTGGTGGCATCCTTTGTAGAGAGAATAAACGGCGTCGACGACAACATCACGGTACCCCTGGTCTCGTTCCTCCTGCTCCTGGCAATGAGGTACCTGCTCCCCGCTGGCCTGGCTCACTTTACTCCCAGGCTCTGA
- a CDS encoding MBL fold metallo-hydrolase encodes MVLKVTDVVYREPVPETYGNIYFVVRDDGVIVIDTGIPGKEGVILDDVRSLGFSPSQVKAIILTHYHMDHSGSAEALRSATGAKIYVHRDDAPYLQGLVKPEFPKEAPREAVEAYRWFRPLRPDVTLSDGDEVLGLKVIHAPGHTPGSIALYDRRHLFAGDNLNLREGRVQGPPPQFTTDMGRARESVRRLLSLDFDVLLPGHGEPVVGGASARARQDLKGFL; translated from the coding sequence TTGGTCCTGAAGGTCACGGACGTAGTCTATAGGGAGCCTGTGCCTGAGACCTACGGCAACATATACTTCGTCGTCAGGGACGATGGGGTCATAGTAATAGACACGGGGATACCTGGGAAGGAGGGCGTCATACTTGACGACGTCAGGTCCCTCGGCTTCAGCCCCTCCCAGGTTAAGGCAATAATACTGACCCACTACCACATGGACCACTCCGGCAGCGCTGAGGCCCTAAGGTCAGCCACCGGGGCCAAGATATACGTTCACAGGGACGACGCGCCCTACCTCCAGGGCCTCGTTAAGCCTGAGTTTCCCAAGGAGGCGCCCAGGGAGGCCGTCGAGGCCTACAGGTGGTTCAGGCCACTGAGGCCTGACGTCACCCTCAGCGACGGTGACGAGGTCCTAGGGCTCAAAGTGATACATGCGCCCGGCCACACCCCTGGCTCAATAGCTCTGTATGACAGGAGGCACCTATTCGCGGGCGACAACCTGAACCTCCGCGAGGGCAGGGTCCAGGGGCCGCCACCCCAGTTCACCACTGACATGGGCAGGGCCAGGGAGTCTGTGAGGAGGCTGCTGTCCCTTGACTTCGACGTCCTCCTGCCGGGCCACGGGGAGCCCGTAGTTGGAGGGGCCTCCGCGAGGGCGAGGCAGGACCTCAAGGGCTTCCTATGA